From the genome of Methanocorpusculum sp., one region includes:
- a CDS encoding lipocalin-like domain-containing protein — translation MATKDTQSVMLDPETKENIARALWMHEYTPKTIPPDILKQIEGRTNLSSAFGERIQARIADLRAAPESFNPDYTKRYAALSTYAGDLTPHQAYAMTNLFGMDSARGYQELPIDKKFTFPTDDRPQFEYQVGWHFFVGNVFDTKDREYGVQLMFWRYSLLPPEMAKQAGLSDLENQIVEIHLAVSSAGGRHYRMRPIIVAGTTGLIDFSTNPYRYSVGKNTLASQSNDSLFPLRLQAWGIDNHKDTPAEISIDITIVQTKGYVLNGDEGMLPSCGGVGTLYYSVPNLRVDPVKSRISIDGEELRLGGGKFWYDHQWGTGFMPGGSPRIDVLRAVGLLGDKPALGWDWMEIQFDNDTEFALSAIHTNEQKEFFMQTGPTPPGIMTAAAVGSYIKENSEYFPVKGVIRVTDWVQSSVTDGQYLTTRAWYPNRVEVTVETSEVPDAYKRFVMIPIVSTGQQGFFAAGAEYSEGAVRIESPDGKRIGSGFLENVSYADACRQNLRLAGIPDTPEMIEIFAKPVIPDELKASAMAFLMKPENAARLQEELAKSRGL, via the coding sequence ATGGCCACAAAAGATACCCAATCCGTGATGCTTGACCCGGAGACGAAGGAAAACATCGCCCGTGCTTTGTGGATGCATGAATACACACCTAAGACCATACCCCCGGATATTCTGAAACAGATCGAAGGCCGGACGAATCTCAGCTCTGCATTCGGCGAACGGATCCAGGCGAGAATCGCGGATCTCCGTGCCGCTCCGGAAAGTTTCAATCCTGATTACACAAAACGCTATGCCGCCCTTTCCACATACGCCGGCGATCTGACGCCTCATCAGGCGTATGCGATGACCAATCTCTTTGGTATGGACAGTGCTCGCGGGTATCAGGAACTTCCGATCGATAAAAAATTCACCTTTCCGACCGACGACCGCCCGCAGTTCGAGTATCAGGTAGGCTGGCACTTCTTTGTCGGGAACGTCTTCGATACAAAAGACCGCGAGTACGGTGTCCAGCTGATGTTCTGGCGTTACTCTCTTCTCCCTCCTGAGATGGCAAAGCAGGCAGGACTGAGTGATCTCGAAAATCAGATCGTCGAGATCCATCTTGCCGTGAGTTCGGCCGGCGGGAGGCATTACCGGATGCGGCCCATCATCGTTGCAGGAACGACCGGGCTTATCGATTTCTCAACAAACCCGTACAGGTATTCTGTTGGAAAAAACACCCTCGCGTCTCAATCAAACGACTCTCTCTTCCCGCTTAGACTGCAGGCATGGGGGATCGACAATCACAAGGATACCCCGGCCGAGATCTCGATCGATATCACCATCGTTCAGACCAAAGGCTATGTACTGAACGGGGACGAAGGGATGCTTCCAAGCTGCGGAGGCGTGGGCACACTATATTATTCGGTCCCGAATCTTCGGGTCGATCCGGTCAAGAGCCGGATCTCGATCGATGGAGAAGAACTCCGACTTGGCGGCGGCAAGTTCTGGTATGATCATCAGTGGGGAACCGGCTTTATGCCCGGCGGCAGTCCGCGGATCGATGTCCTGCGGGCAGTGGGACTTCTCGGGGACAAGCCCGCCCTCGGATGGGACTGGATGGAGATCCAGTTCGATAACGACACCGAGTTTGCTCTTTCGGCGATCCATACGAACGAGCAGAAGGAATTTTTCATGCAGACCGGTCCTACCCCTCCGGGTATTATGACCGCGGCCGCCGTTGGATCGTATATCAAGGAAAACAGCGAGTATTTCCCGGTCAAAGGAGTGATCCGGGTCACTGACTGGGTGCAGAGTTCGGTGACCGACGGTCAGTATCTGACGACCCGTGCCTGGTATCCGAATCGTGTGGAGGTCACCGTGGAAACTTCGGAGGTCCCGGATGCATACAAACGGTTTGTGATGATCCCGATCGTTTCAACAGGTCAGCAGGGATTTTTTGCGGCAGGAGCGGAGTATTCGGAGGGGGCGGTCCGAATCGAGTCGCCCGACGGCAAACGGATCGGGTCAGGATTTCTGGAGAATGTGAGTTATGCAGACGCCTGCCGGCAGAATCTGCGGCTTGCCGGCATCCCCGACACGCCGGAGATGATAGAGATCTTTGCAAAGCCTGTGATCCCGGACGAACTGAAGGCCTCGGCGATGGCTTTTCTCATGAAACCGGAGAATGCCGCCCGACTCCAGGAGGAGCTCGCAAAGTCCAGAGGGCTTTGA
- a CDS encoding winged helix-turn-helix domain-containing protein, with the protein MSLPKQYSLMYAPILNFLSDGAPHKRKEIKDSLIAVFSLTLEEQIMQTGGRGKGIFDNKVNDALFYLIKTGMVEHNDTTIFKITDIGMNLSNMKLRVIDDEILTKHGNGFKILSKQPETGKRPEPVARKVVHEKVFLPSRPNATPPKSSSVSTGTSGIAIRSADITVVKKDLDFRKIINTSRQGPWRQRVERVTETYASRMSPEESDAIKRITKNKDKNLPLGSEDVKLIYVLFEKLHEEEAKKLLSVLFIDEKGQDVSPDV; encoded by the coding sequence ATGTCTCTGCCAAAACAGTATTCTCTGATGTATGCACCGATCCTGAACTTTCTCTCCGACGGTGCCCCGCACAAAAGAAAAGAGATCAAAGACAGTCTTATCGCTGTGTTCAGTCTGACCCTGGAAGAACAGATCATGCAGACCGGTGGAAGAGGGAAGGGTATCTTTGACAATAAAGTGAACGATGCGCTGTTCTATCTCATCAAAACCGGGATGGTCGAACACAATGACACCACCATCTTCAAAATAACCGATATAGGAATGAATCTCTCGAATATGAAACTCAGGGTCATCGACGATGAGATACTGACCAAACACGGGAACGGATTTAAGATCCTGAGCAAACAGCCGGAAACGGGCAAACGGCCCGAGCCCGTTGCCCGGAAAGTGGTCCATGAAAAGGTTTTCCTGCCGTCACGGCCAAATGCCACCCCGCCGAAATCCTCCTCTGTTTCCACGGGAACCAGCGGGATCGCCATCAGAAGTGCCGATATCACGGTCGTAAAAAAAGACCTTGACTTCAGGAAGATCATCAACACCTCAAGACAGGGACCCTGGCGTCAGCGGGTGGAAAGAGTCACCGAGACATACGCATCCAGGATGTCTCCCGAGGAATCGGACGCGATAAAGCGGATAACCAAAAATAAGGATAAGAATCTCCCGCTCGGATCCGAAGACGTGAAACTGATCTATGTTCTCTTCGAAAAACTGCATGAAGAGGAGGCAAAAAAACTCCTTTCCGTCCTGTTCATCGATGAAAAAGGACAGGATGTATCACCGGACGTATGA
- a CDS encoding cation-transporting P-type ATPase, translating to MEKVEHPWSLDIDEIRLALDCDSSAGLDSAEAAKRLGESGSNTITEFKKISFFGILLDELKDPLIIVTILIGVVYSIWGQIGDTITILCLILFVTIVEVYTEFKAKKSMEALKKLGALTTWVIRDGKPDEVPASSVVPGDLLLLKSGVRVSADVRVVTSQGLEVDESQLTGESMGVGKGSDPIPESSGLHERTNMIHMGSVILKGKGTGFAVHTGMDTELGRIAGLTQEANDPQTPMQRSTLHLTKNLIGLAVIFSIAIPILGFLRGLSVSEMVLTGLSLALATIPEELPIIMTMLLGFGAIQLAGKNVLIRRTKAAETLGSVTVIATDKTGTLTENKMSIETWTTDTEKQLFTIGALMADVSVDEDGNFLGDPMDKAVVEKASVFRIERSELLKEYTLLQDSGFDGANKIFLMKYDHQGAGIDVIKGAPESVFALSKPDPDLEKQLSESIKAGFRTIAVGSKSPSEEKYTVAGLISFDDPIREAVKPAIREFSNAGVRVMMITGDHAGTAARVAEDAGITVDNVLNGEDIRSMTPEALREAVRSCNVFARITPEEKLRIVNALHENGEVVAVTGDGINDAPALKEADIGISFGISGTDVAKEASDMILANDDFTSLVDAIKEGRRLYENMFKCIMYTLASKIGLVFMLLIPILLDVPLPFAPIQIIIMELFMDLSASTSFVVEPAESDLLKQKPRDPSEKFMNKKMISGIFTGSVTLTAVVLFVYFFSWFTTGDLATAQTYAFVAWLFCHILLAMNMRTSRVPLIRVGYFSSKAMNIWIIGVIVFLIMVLNVPFFIEYLKLAQVGLLPIFGIVLLSFAATYWIELRKILRIKKGGVSGTGSGSLV from the coding sequence ATGGAAAAGGTAGAACATCCCTGGTCATTGGATATCGACGAGATCCGGCTTGCCCTTGATTGTGATAGTTCTGCCGGACTGGATTCTGCCGAAGCAGCAAAAAGACTCGGAGAATCCGGGTCAAACACCATAACCGAGTTCAAAAAGATCTCATTTTTCGGTATATTATTAGATGAACTCAAAGACCCGCTCATTATCGTCACAATCCTGATAGGGGTGGTCTACAGTATTTGGGGGCAGATCGGGGACACGATCACTATTCTTTGTCTCATCTTATTTGTCACGATCGTAGAGGTCTATACCGAGTTCAAAGCCAAGAAAAGTATGGAGGCCCTCAAAAAACTGGGAGCTCTGACGACCTGGGTCATCAGGGATGGAAAACCTGACGAGGTCCCTGCCTCCTCTGTTGTGCCCGGCGATCTGTTATTATTAAAGAGCGGGGTCAGGGTCAGTGCCGATGTCCGTGTCGTGACGTCCCAGGGTCTTGAAGTTGACGAATCGCAGCTCACCGGCGAATCGATGGGGGTCGGGAAAGGTTCGGATCCGATACCTGAATCCTCAGGTCTTCATGAACGGACCAATATGATCCATATGGGGAGTGTGATCCTGAAAGGCAAAGGGACCGGGTTTGCCGTACATACCGGGATGGATACCGAACTCGGGCGCATCGCCGGCCTCACTCAGGAAGCGAACGATCCGCAGACTCCCATGCAGAGATCAACGCTTCACCTGACCAAAAACCTGATCGGGCTCGCGGTGATCTTCAGCATCGCGATCCCCATCCTCGGTTTTCTTCGCGGTCTCTCGGTCTCGGAAATGGTCCTAACCGGTCTGTCTCTCGCTTTAGCTACGATTCCGGAGGAGCTCCCCATCATCATGACGATGCTGCTTGGGTTCGGTGCGATCCAGCTCGCCGGAAAGAATGTTCTCATCCGCCGGACGAAAGCCGCCGAGACCCTCGGCAGTGTTACCGTTATCGCGACGGATAAAACCGGAACGCTGACGGAAAATAAGATGAGTATCGAAACATGGACCACTGATACTGAAAAGCAGCTGTTCACCATCGGGGCCCTCATGGCCGATGTTTCCGTTGACGAGGATGGGAATTTTCTGGGAGACCCGATGGACAAGGCCGTGGTCGAAAAAGCCAGTGTGTTCCGGATCGAACGAAGCGAATTGCTGAAAGAATACACGCTTCTGCAGGATTCCGGGTTCGACGGTGCAAATAAAATCTTCCTGATGAAGTATGATCATCAGGGTGCCGGTATCGACGTCATAAAAGGCGCTCCCGAAAGTGTTTTTGCCTTGTCGAAACCGGATCCGGATCTGGAAAAACAGCTGAGTGAATCGATCAAGGCAGGATTTCGCACGATCGCCGTAGGCTCTAAATCACCTTCCGAGGAAAAATACACCGTCGCCGGACTGATCAGTTTTGACGATCCGATCCGTGAAGCGGTAAAACCGGCGATCCGGGAATTTTCCAATGCCGGTGTCCGGGTGATGATGATCACGGGCGATCACGCAGGAACGGCGGCCCGGGTGGCGGAGGATGCAGGGATCACCGTAGACAATGTTCTGAATGGTGAGGATATCCGCAGCATGACACCCGAGGCACTGAGAGAAGCGGTCCGCAGTTGTAATGTTTTTGCGAGGATCACGCCGGAAGAAAAACTCCGGATCGTGAATGCCCTGCATGAAAACGGGGAAGTCGTGGCCGTGACCGGGGACGGGATCAATGACGCTCCGGCCCTCAAAGAAGCCGATATCGGGATATCGTTCGGGATATCGGGAACCGATGTCGCGAAAGAAGCGTCCGATATGATTCTCGCGAATGATGATTTTACCTCGCTCGTAGATGCGATCAAAGAAGGGAGGCGGCTGTATGAAAATATGTTCAAGTGCATCATGTACACGCTCGCGAGCAAAATCGGCCTGGTTTTCATGCTGCTCATACCCATCCTTCTGGACGTGCCGCTTCCGTTTGCCCCGATCCAGATCATCATCATGGAACTTTTCATGGATCTTTCAGCTTCCACGTCTTTTGTCGTCGAACCTGCAGAATCGGATCTCCTAAAACAAAAACCGCGTGATCCAAGCGAGAAGTTCATGAACAAAAAGATGATCTCCGGTATTTTCACCGGCAGTGTCACGCTTACCGCGGTCGTGCTGTTTGTGTACTTCTTCAGCTGGTTTACGACCGGGGATCTCGCAACTGCGCAGACATATGCTTTTGTTGCATGGCTGTTCTGCCATATCCTTCTCGCAATGAATATGAGAACGAGCCGCGTTCCTTTGATCCGGGTGGGTTACTTCTCCAGTAAAGCGATGAACATATGGATAATCGGCGTTATCGTTTTCCTTATCATGGTACTGAATGTTCCATTCTTCATAGAATATCTGAAGTTGGCTCAGGTCGGTCTGCTGCCGATCTTCGGCATCGTTCTTCTCTCATTTGCGGCGACCTACTGGATAGAGCTTCGAAAAATACTGCGGATAAAAAAGGGCGGGGTTTCTGGAACCGGTTCCGGTTCTCTCGTATGA